The Halomonas sp. HAL1 genome segment CCTGAGTGGGCACTGCTCGGCTTGATAGCCCTGCTCTGCTGGAAGCTGGCGGGCTCTCGTTTAGCAATCGGCGCCGTCGCCGGGTTGGCTCTGATTTGGAACCTGGGCCTCTGGAACCCGATGATTGAGACGCTTACGCTGGTAGTGTTCGCTACCATGGTGGCTGTGGTCATCGCGTTACCTGTAGGCATTGCGGCGGCGCTCTCCAATCGGCTTTACCGGGTCATTATGCCGATTCTGGACTTTATGCAGACCATGCCAGCGTTTGTTTATTTGATTCCCGCGATTCCGTTTTTCGGCATTGGCTCCGTCTCAGCAATTTTTGCGACGGTCATCTTCTCGATGCCACCAGCGATTCGCTTTACCACGCTGGGTATTCGTCAGGTTCCTGTGGAGCTTATCGAAGCCGCGGATGCTTATGGCGCTACGCGGGGTCAGAAACTGTTTAAAGTGCAGCTGCCGCTTTCATTACCCACTGTCATGGCGGGTATCAACCAGACCATTATGTTGGCGCTCTCCATGGTGGTGATTGCCGCCATGATCGGTGCGGATGGTTTGGGCAGCGAAGTATGGCGCGCTATTCAACGTCTGCGTCCTGGCGATGGTTTTGAAGCGGGCATTGCAGTGGTTATTCTAGCCATGCTGCTTGACCGCTTGACGCAGTCACTGAGAAAGACCCGATAATCGGGAAAACGCATCAATTAAGCAAAACGGCAAAAGCGACTGTGTTGAGCCAATCGCTTGCTAAGTCGCTTCTGGCTAACCATGCTGTGTTTGGCAGCAGATTGACACATTAATAAATGTATACCCAAGGGAGAAAGTGAATGAAACATCGCACATTGAACCTCCGTATCCGTATTGCTTCACTGGCACTGTTGGCCGGCACAGGCGTCGCTATCAGCAGTGCAGCGCAAGCCGAGGAAGAGAAAGGTACCATTAATCTGGCCTACGTCGAGTGGTCATCTGAAGTTGCTTCCACCAACGTCGTTGCCGCGGTACTTGAGCAAGCAGGCTATGAGGTGGATCTCACCTCACTTTCTGCTGCTGCCATGTTCCAAGCGCTCTCTTCTGGCGATGCGGATGCGATCGTTGCAGCTTGGCTGCCAACCACTCACGCCGATTACATGGAACGCTTGGGTGATAGCATAGAAGACCTGGGTCCCAACCTGGACGGCACCAAGCTAGGCCTCGTTGTACCTGAGTACACCGACGTCGACTCCATTGCTGACCTTAACGATAATGCTGACAGCTTTAATAACGAGATCATCGGTATTGACCCCGGCGCAGGCTTAATGTCGCTGTCCGAAGAGGTTGTGGATACCTATGACCTTGACCTGGAACTGCGTAGCGGTAGTGGCGCCACAATGACGGCAGCGCTGTCGAGTGCCATTAATAACGAAGAAAACGTTGTTGTTACCGGTTGGACGCCTCACTGGATGTTCGCCCGCTTTGACCTGAAATACCTAGAAGATCCTGAAAACGTCTACGGTGGCGCAGAGCAGATCCATACCGCGGTTCGCGAAGGCCTGGAAGATGACATGCCAGAAGCCTATGCCATTCTCGATGCTTTCGAATGGACGCCAGAGCAGATGGGGGAAGTCATGCTGATGAACCAGGAAGATGGCAGCGACCCCTATGAAAATGCAAAGCAGTGGGTTGAAGATAACCAAGATGTAGTGGAACAGTGGCTCGATAGCTAAAACCATACGAGCAAGCTATGACAGGGGGCTTCGGCCCTCTGTTGTCGTTGTAAGTACCGTTTTAAGTAACGTATTAAGCGCTATGGTTCACAATACGTTGAACACTGTTTTAACAGATTTGCTATTGTGCGCCTTAACGCACGCCATGCAATGTTGGTTGATGGCCACATTTTGGTTTTTGTTCAACATCTTTTGATCGACATACCTTGATCGAAATAGAGAGGCTCCAGTGGATAACCACGACGATAAACGCCCCCCTGAAGAGCAGGTCTCTGAAGGCATACCTGCCCCAGAGGGTGCGGCGAATCTGATTGACACCGATTATGTCATCGGGCAAGACAACATCACCACGAATTCCATGGGTCTCAATCTTGACCTG includes the following:
- a CDS encoding proline/glycine betaine ABC transporter permease; this encodes MEIPRIPLGDWIESGLTWLTSEYSLVTRGISRFTQTGIDFLNDSLMWLPEWALLGLIALLCWKLAGSRLAIGAVAGLALIWNLGLWNPMIETLTLVVFATMVAVVIALPVGIAAALSNRLYRVIMPILDFMQTMPAFVYLIPAIPFFGIGSVSAIFATVIFSMPPAIRFTTLGIRQVPVELIEAADAYGATRGQKLFKVQLPLSLPTVMAGINQTIMLALSMVVIAAMIGADGLGSEVWRAIQRLRPGDGFEAGIAVVILAMLLDRLTQSLRKTR
- a CDS encoding glycine betaine ABC transporter substrate-binding protein, with translation MKHRTLNLRIRIASLALLAGTGVAISSAAQAEEEKGTINLAYVEWSSEVASTNVVAAVLEQAGYEVDLTSLSAAAMFQALSSGDADAIVAAWLPTTHADYMERLGDSIEDLGPNLDGTKLGLVVPEYTDVDSIADLNDNADSFNNEIIGIDPGAGLMSLSEEVVDTYDLDLELRSGSGATMTAALSSAINNEENVVVTGWTPHWMFARFDLKYLEDPENVYGGAEQIHTAVREGLEDDMPEAYAILDAFEWTPEQMGEVMLMNQEDGSDPYENAKQWVEDNQDVVEQWLDS